The following proteins are encoded in a genomic region of Vulpes vulpes isolate BD-2025 chromosome X, VulVul3, whole genome shotgun sequence:
- the LOC112907286 gene encoding SKA complex subunit 2: MEAEVDKLELMFQKADSDLDYIQYRLEYEIKTNHPDTASKKNPVTLLKELSAIKSRYQTLHARFKPIAAEQKETKNRICATVNKTMTMIQELQKQTDLELSPLTKEEKTATEQLKSFMSDL, encoded by the coding sequence ATGGAAGCGGAGGTCGATAAGCTGGAACTGATGTTCCAGAAAGCTGACTCTGATCTGGATTACATTCAATACAGGCTGGAATATGAAATCAAGACTAATCATCCTGATACAGCAAGCAAGAAAAATCCAGTTACACTCTTAAAGGAATTGTCAGCAATAAAGTCTCGATATCAAACTTTGCATGCACGCTTTAAACCAATAGCTGCAGAGCAGAAAGAAACTAAGAACCGCATTTGTGCTACTGTCAATAAGACTATGACCATGATACAAGAACTACAAAAGCAAACAGACCTGGAGCTGTCACCActgactaaagaagaaaaaactgcaACAGAACAATTAAAATCTTTCATGTCAGACTTATGA